A window of the Brassica napus cultivar Da-Ae chromosome A2, Da-Ae, whole genome shotgun sequence genome harbors these coding sequences:
- the LOC106420353 gene encoding nudix hydrolase 1 — protein sequence MFSLNKIKTPLLKRKSRQGAFPLRPKKMETVGEATPRVAVVVFVVKGNSVLLGKRRSSIGNSTFALPGGHLEFGESFEGCAAREVMEETGLEIEKMKLLTVTNNVFKEAPKPSHYVTVFMRATLVDPNQDPENMEPEKCEGWDWYDWFNLPTPLFWPLEKMVNSGFNPFSD from the exons ATGTTTTCACTCAATAAAATCAAAACGCCATTATTAAAACGCAAATCGCGACAAGGAGCGTTTCCACTAAGACCGAAAAAAATGGAGACAGTAGGAGAAGCGACGCCGAGAGTCGCCGTGGTGGTTTTCGTCGTCAAAGGAAACTCGGTGTTGTTAGGGAAGCGCCGCTCATCAATCGGCAACTCCACCTTCGCTCTCCCCGGCGGTCACCTCGAATTCG GAGAGAGCTTCGAAGGATGCGCAGCGAGAGAAGTGATGGAAGAAACGGGGCTTGAGATAGAGAAGATGAAGCTCTTGACTGTCACAAACAACGTCTTCAAGGAAGCTCCGAAGCCATCTCACTACGTCACTGTGTTCATGCGTGCGACGCTTGTGGATCCGAATCAGGACCCGGAGAATATGGAGCCTGAGAAGTGTGAAGGGTGGGACTGGTACGACTGGTTCAATCTCCCGACGCCTTTGTTTTGGCCGCTTGAGAAAATGGTCAACAGCGGTTTCAATCCTTTTTCTGATTAA
- the LOC125585883 gene encoding protein IDA-like yields the protein MAPCRTMVLLCLVLFLAASTTSTRIGVTTMEMKNKKSLGFKHSYIFGYLPKGVSIPPSAPSNRHNSLVDSLPH from the coding sequence ATGGCTCCGTGTCGTACGATGGTTTTGCTCTGTCTTGTTCTGTTTCTGGCGGCGAGTACTACCTCTACAAGAATTGGAGTCACCACCATGGAGATGAAGAATAAGAAGAGCTTAGGGTTTAAACACAGCTATATTTTTGGTTACTTGCCCAAAGGAGTTTCCATTCCTCCTTCTGCTCCTTCTAATAGACATAACTCTCTTGTTGACTCCCTTCCTCATTGA